In Alligator mississippiensis isolate rAllMis1 chromosome 10, rAllMis1, whole genome shotgun sequence, one DNA window encodes the following:
- the COQ5 gene encoding 2-methoxy-6-polyprenyl-1,4-benzoquinol methylase, mitochondrial, translated as MAASIGAASCRALFCRSWGKRLSAAGRLLGGARGLAAQGETHLGFQTVPEAEKEQRVYQVFESVAKKYDIMNDSMSFGIHRLWKDILLHQMNPYPGTQLLDVAGGTGDIAFRFINYIRSQREYQLRQKLKSHQNLSWQEISKSYQEEALKPLGGSQVVICDINKEMLKVGKQKAQHLGYTEGLSWVVGNAEELPFDDDKFDVYTIAFGIRNVTHIDQALQEAYRVLQPGGRFLCLEFSQVNNPLISRLYDLYSFQVIPVLGEIIAGDWKSYQYLVESIRQFPAQEEFKAMIEDAGFLKVEYRNLTAGIVAIHSGFKL; from the exons ATGGCGGCTTCCATCGGAGCGGCGTCCTGCCGCGCCCTGTTCTGCCGCAGTTGGGGGAAGAGGCTGAGTGCGGCCGGGCGGCTCCTTGGTGGGGCGCGGGGTCTGGCCGCCCAGGGGGAGACGCACTTAGGGTTTCAGACCGTGCCTGAGGCGGAGAAAGAACAGAGAG TTTACCAGGTGTTTGAAAGTGTGGCCAAAAAATATGATATAATGAATGATTCAATGAGCTTTGGAATTCACCGGCTATGGAAGGATATCTTACTGCATCAAATGAACCCTTACCCAGGAACACAGCTGCTTGATGTTGCTGGAGGGACAG GTGACATCGCCTTTCGGTTTATCAATTATATTCGTTCCCAGCGGGAGTATCAGCTCAGACAGAAGCTGAAATCCCATCAGAATTTATCATGGCAAGAAATCTCTAAGAGTTACCAGGAAGAGGCACTTAAACCTCTAGGAGGGTCCCAGGTGGTGATCTGTGATATTAACAAGGAAATGCTGAAGGTTGGAAAGCAGAAAGCACAACATCTTGGCTATACTGAAG GCTTGTCCTGGGTTGTTGGGAATGCTGAGGAGCTCCCCTTCGACGATGACAAGTTTGATGTTTACACAATTGCCTTTGGAATCCGGAATGTAACTCATATTGACCAG GCACTTCAGGAGGCCTACCGTGTGCTGCAACCAGGAGGGAGGTTCCTGTGTCTAGAGTTTAGTCAAGTCAACAACCCTCTTATTTCTAG GCTCTATGATCTATACAGCTTTCAGGTTATCCCAGTTCTGGGTGAGATTATTGCTGGAGACTGGAAGTCTTACCAATACCTCGTAGAGAGCATCCGACAGTTTCCAGCTCAA GAGGAATTCAAGGCAATGATTGAAGATGCAGGTTTTTTGAAAGTAGAATATCGAAATCTAACTGCTGGCATTGTTGCCATTCACTCGGGTTTCAAACTGTGA
- the DYNLL1 gene encoding dynein light chain 1, cytoplasmic, with protein MCDRKAVIKNADMSEEMQQDSVECATQALEKYNIEKDIAAHIKKEFDKKYNPTWHCIVGRNFGSYVTHETKHFIYFYLGQVAILLFKSG; from the exons ATGTGTGATCGAAAGGCTGTGATCAAGAATGCGGACATGTCCGAAGAGATGCAGCAGGACTCGGTGGAGTGCGCCACGCAGGCCCTGGAGAAGTACAATATCGAGAAGGACATTGCAGCTCATATAAAGAAG GAGTTTGACAAGAAATACAACCCCACTTGGCACTGTATTGTGGGAAGAAACTTCGGCAGCTATGTGACTCATGAAACTAAACACTTCATCTACTTCTACCTGGGCCAAGTTGCTATTCTCCTCTTCAAATCCGGTTAG